From the Streptomyces syringium genome, one window contains:
- a CDS encoding type II toxin-antitoxin system RelE family toxin → MKYAFRFTAATQRQLRAVDQPAAMCILAALTALGDDPYREDADIRKLTGSSGLYRLRVGNYRGAYRVEDGELVILVVKVGDGRDAYRNI, encoded by the coding sequence GTGAAGTACGCGTTCCGGTTCACTGCGGCGACACAGCGGCAGCTGCGGGCCGTCGACCAGCCTGCCGCCATGTGCATTCTGGCGGCCCTGACCGCACTCGGCGACGACCCGTACCGCGAGGACGCCGATATCAGGAAGCTCACCGGCTCCTCGGGCCTCTACCGGCTCCGAGTCGGCAACTATCGGGGCGCCTACCGGGTAGAGGACGGCGAGCTCGTCATCCTCGTCGTCAAGGTCGGCGACGGCCGCGACGCCTACCGCAACATCTGA
- a CDS encoding DUF501 domain-containing protein translates to MDTPPPKTEPTEPTDADIAAFKEQLGRPPRGLRAIAHRCPCGNPDVVETQPRLEDGTPFPTLYYLTCPRAASAIGTLEADGVMKDMTARLATDPELAAAYRAAHEDYITRRDAIEVLEGFPSAGGMPDRVKCLHVLVGHSLAAGPGVNPLGDEAIAMLPEWWAKGPCVSPCDTDGTCDADAKA, encoded by the coding sequence ATGGACACCCCTCCTCCGAAGACCGAGCCCACCGAGCCGACCGACGCGGACATCGCGGCGTTCAAGGAGCAGCTGGGCCGCCCGCCGCGCGGTCTGCGCGCCATCGCCCACCGCTGCCCCTGCGGCAACCCCGACGTCGTCGAGACGCAGCCGCGTCTGGAGGACGGCACGCCGTTCCCGACGCTGTACTACCTGACCTGCCCGCGCGCCGCCTCCGCGATCGGCACGCTGGAGGCGGACGGCGTCATGAAGGACATGACCGCCCGGCTGGCGACCGACCCGGAGCTGGCCGCCGCCTACCGCGCCGCGCACGAGGACTACATCACCCGCCGTGACGCCATCGAGGTGCTGGAGGGCTTCCCGAGCGCCGGCGGCATGCCGGACCGGGTCAAGTGCCTGCACGTGCTCGTTGGCCACTCCCTCGCCGCGGGCCCCGGTGTGAACCCGCTGGGCGACGAGGCCATCGCGATGCTCCCCGAGTGGTGGGCCAAGGGCCCCTGCGTCAGCCCGTGCGACACCGACGGGACGTGCGACGCCGACGCGAAGGCGTGA
- a CDS encoding NAD(P)/FAD-dependent oxidoreductase → MSTTERPRILVVGGGYVGLYAARRILKKMRYAEATVTVVDPRSYMTYQPFLPEAAAGSISPRHVVVPLRRVLPKAEVLTGRVTTIDHDRKVATVAPLVGEAYELPFDYLVIALGAVSRTFPIPGLAENGIGMKGIEEAIGLRNHVLEQLDKADSTTDEEIRRKALTFVFIGGGFAGAETIGEVEDMARDAAKYYPNVKREDMRFVLVDAADKILPEVGPKLGEYGKQHLASRGIEIHLSTSMDSCIDGHVVLKNGLEVDSNTIVWTAGVKPNPALARFGLPLGPRGHVDTTETLQVQGTDYIWAAGDNAQVPDMVGRNAGNPNAWCPPNAQHALRQAKVLGDNVISGMRGFPQKTYSHANKGAVAGLGLHKGVAMIVMGKMKIKLKGRLAWYMHRGYHGMAMPTFNRKIRVLADWTLGMFLKREVVSLGAMENPREEFYEAAKPAPQAQKADAEKAKAS, encoded by the coding sequence ATGAGCACCACGGAGCGTCCACGGATCCTCGTAGTAGGCGGTGGGTACGTCGGCCTGTACGCGGCGCGCCGCATCCTTAAGAAGATGCGGTACGCGGAGGCGACCGTCACGGTCGTCGACCCGCGCTCGTACATGACCTACCAGCCCTTCCTGCCCGAAGCAGCTGCCGGCAGCATCTCCCCCCGCCACGTCGTGGTGCCGCTGCGCCGCGTGCTGCCCAAGGCGGAGGTCCTCACCGGCCGCGTCACCACGATCGACCATGACCGGAAGGTCGCCACCGTCGCGCCGCTCGTCGGCGAGGCGTACGAGCTGCCCTTCGATTACCTGGTCATCGCGCTCGGCGCCGTCTCCCGAACCTTCCCGATCCCCGGCCTTGCCGAGAACGGCATCGGCATGAAGGGCATCGAGGAGGCCATCGGCCTGCGCAACCACGTCCTGGAGCAGCTCGACAAGGCTGACTCCACGACCGACGAGGAGATCCGCCGCAAGGCGCTGACCTTCGTCTTCATCGGCGGTGGCTTCGCGGGCGCGGAGACCATCGGCGAGGTCGAGGACATGGCGCGCGACGCCGCCAAGTACTACCCGAACGTCAAGCGCGAGGACATGCGTTTCGTCCTCGTCGACGCCGCCGACAAGATCCTTCCCGAGGTCGGCCCGAAGCTCGGCGAGTACGGCAAGCAGCACCTGGCGAGCCGCGGCATCGAGATCCACCTCTCGACGTCCATGGACTCCTGCATCGACGGCCACGTCGTGCTGAAGAACGGCCTCGAGGTCGACTCCAACACGATCGTGTGGACCGCGGGCGTCAAGCCCAACCCGGCGCTGGCCCGCTTCGGCCTGCCGCTCGGTCCGCGCGGCCACGTCGACACCACCGAGACCCTCCAGGTCCAGGGCACCGACTACATCTGGGCCGCGGGCGACAACGCCCAGGTTCCGGACATGGTCGGCCGCAACGCCGGCAACCCGAACGCCTGGTGCCCGCCGAACGCCCAGCACGCGCTGCGTCAGGCGAAGGTCCTCGGCGACAACGTGATCTCCGGCATGCGCGGCTTCCCGCAGAAGACGTACTCGCACGCCAACAAGGGCGCCGTCGCGGGCCTCGGCCTGCACAAGGGCGTCGCGATGATCGTCATGGGCAAGATGAAGATCAAGCTCAAGGGCCGTCTCGCCTGGTACATGCACCGTGGCTACCACGGCATGGCGATGCCGACCTTCAACCGGAAGATCCGCGTCCTGGCCGACTGGACGCTGGGCATGTTCCTCAAGCGCGAGGTCGTCTCGCTCGGCGCCATGGAGAACCCCCGCGAGGAGTTCTACGAGGCGGCCAAGCCGGCCCCGCAGGCCCAGAAGGCCGACGCCGAGAAGGCCAAGGCCTCCTAG
- a CDS encoding type II toxin-antitoxin system prevent-host-death family antitoxin has translation MSRTFFAEGSTDPINRAEQGTPTVITRNGAPVAALVPIADFDALEAAADELLAREAEAVLAEGGPTATMAELLADLFAERSEDAA, from the coding sequence ATTTCACGAACCTTTTTCGCGGAGGGGTCCACGGACCCCATCAACCGTGCCGAGCAGGGCACGCCGACTGTCATCACGCGCAACGGCGCGCCGGTGGCCGCCCTCGTGCCGATCGCGGACTTCGACGCCCTGGAAGCGGCGGCCGACGAGCTGCTCGCCCGTGAGGCAGAAGCGGTCCTTGCCGAGGGCGGCCCGACCGCGACGATGGCTGAACTGCTGGCGGACCTGTTCGCCGAGCGCAGCGAAGACGCGGCGTGA
- a CDS encoding helix-turn-helix domain-containing protein — protein sequence MSDSTYSPPTTFGQRVKKARERAGKTRATLGGLVGRSPEWVKAIETDRLGMPRFPLLLRLASELGVDDLADLTGDERLAAATYTKAAHQDLPAIKAALTTYRIADTAEEPPAVATLEERVRHTWQVWHSDGDHRTQVAPLLPDLLANLQLATRAHERTERRRALSALAQCYHLAQLFLSFQPSPEAVMLTGDRAMTAAQDADDPHAIAVAAWYLNHIFRDAGERHEARVELAMRAVDLLRPDKGPEDLARWGLLHLAAALSYAKVGKAGDAWRHWDHADKAAKSLGDAYAHPFLIFGRGVVDAYAITMNADLVRGQAAVDATRVDLAPIPSATRRSFHLVESARAYSMQGKDEDIAVVTLLKKAHAESPETVRFNLFARSAVSELATTGSAVIRKDAQQLHREMRLPAVA from the coding sequence ATGTCCGATTCCACCTACAGTCCCCCCACCACCTTCGGCCAGCGCGTCAAGAAGGCCCGTGAGCGGGCCGGAAAGACAAGGGCCACCCTCGGCGGTCTCGTCGGACGCTCTCCAGAATGGGTCAAGGCGATCGAGACCGACCGTCTCGGAATGCCCCGGTTCCCCCTGCTCCTCCGACTGGCTTCCGAGCTGGGTGTCGATGACCTCGCCGACCTCACGGGCGACGAACGACTCGCAGCCGCCACCTACACCAAGGCCGCGCATCAAGACCTGCCTGCGATCAAAGCCGCACTGACCACATACCGCATCGCAGACACCGCCGAGGAGCCACCGGCCGTAGCAACGCTGGAGGAACGCGTACGCCACACCTGGCAGGTATGGCACAGCGACGGCGACCACCGCACGCAGGTCGCCCCACTACTGCCCGACCTTTTGGCCAACCTCCAACTGGCGACAAGAGCCCACGAACGGACAGAGCGACGGCGAGCCCTCTCCGCGCTCGCCCAGTGCTACCACCTCGCACAGCTCTTCCTCAGCTTCCAGCCCTCCCCGGAAGCCGTCATGCTCACCGGTGACCGGGCAATGACGGCGGCACAGGACGCCGACGACCCGCACGCCATCGCCGTCGCCGCCTGGTACCTCAATCACATCTTCCGCGACGCCGGAGAACGCCACGAGGCACGTGTGGAGCTCGCCATGCGGGCCGTGGATCTCCTCAGGCCCGACAAGGGCCCCGAGGATCTCGCCCGCTGGGGACTGCTCCACCTTGCCGCCGCCCTGTCGTACGCCAAGGTCGGCAAGGCCGGCGATGCGTGGCGGCACTGGGACCACGCCGACAAGGCGGCCAAGAGCCTCGGCGACGCGTACGCGCACCCGTTTCTGATTTTCGGCCGTGGCGTGGTCGACGCCTATGCCATCACGATGAATGCCGACCTGGTCCGGGGCCAGGCCGCCGTCGATGCCACCCGGGTCGACCTGGCTCCGATCCCGTCGGCCACGCGCCGCAGCTTCCACCTTGTCGAGTCCGCACGGGCGTACAGCATGCAGGGCAAGGACGAGGACATCGCGGTGGTGACCTTGCTGAAGAAGGCACACGCGGAGTCGCCCGAGACCGTCAGGTTCAACCTCTTCGCGCGCTCTGCGGTATCCGAACTGGCCACCACAGGAAGCGCTGTCATCAGGAAGGACGCGCAGCAGTTGCACCGGGAGATGCGGCTCCCAGCGGTGGCATAG
- the eno gene encoding phosphopyruvate hydratase — protein sequence MPSIDVVVAREILDSRGNPTVEVEVGLDDGSTGRAAVPSGASTGAFEAIELRDGDKNRYLGKGVEKAVLAVIEQIGPELVGYDATEQRLIDQAMFDLDATDNKGSLGANAILGVSLAVAHAASEASDLPLFRYLGGPNAHLLPVPMMNILNGGSHADSNVDIQEFMIAPIGAESFSEALRWGTEVYHTLKAVLKRKGLSTGLGDEGGFAPNLGSNREALDLILEAIKEAGYTPGQDVALALDVAASEFYKDGSYEFEGKSRSAAEMTDYYAELVAAYPLVSIEDPLFEDDWDGWKTLTERLGDKVQIVGDDLFVTNPERLGRGIEEGAANALLVKVNQIGSLTETLDAVELAQRNGFKCMMSHRSGETEDVTIADLAVATNCGQIKTGAPARSERVAKYNQLLRIEEILDDAAVYAGRSAFPRFKG from the coding sequence GTGCCGTCTATCGACGTCGTCGTAGCTCGCGAGATCCTCGACTCGCGAGGCAACCCCACGGTCGAGGTCGAGGTCGGCCTCGACGACGGCTCCACGGGCCGTGCGGCCGTGCCGTCCGGCGCCTCCACCGGCGCCTTCGAGGCCATCGAGCTCCGCGACGGTGACAAGAACCGCTACCTCGGCAAGGGTGTCGAGAAGGCCGTCCTCGCCGTCATCGAGCAGATCGGCCCGGAGCTCGTCGGCTACGACGCCACCGAGCAGCGCCTGATCGACCAGGCCATGTTCGACCTGGACGCCACCGACAACAAGGGCTCGCTCGGCGCCAACGCCATCCTCGGCGTCTCCCTCGCCGTCGCGCACGCCGCCTCCGAGGCGTCCGACCTGCCGCTCTTCCGCTACCTCGGCGGCCCGAACGCGCACCTGCTGCCCGTTCCGATGATGAACATCCTCAACGGTGGGTCGCACGCCGACTCCAACGTGGACATCCAGGAGTTCATGATCGCGCCGATCGGCGCGGAGTCCTTCTCCGAGGCGCTGCGCTGGGGCACCGAGGTCTACCACACCCTCAAGGCCGTCCTGAAGCGCAAGGGCCTGTCCACCGGCCTTGGCGACGAGGGCGGCTTCGCCCCGAACCTCGGCTCCAACCGCGAGGCCCTCGACCTCATCCTCGAGGCCATCAAGGAGGCCGGTTACACCCCCGGCCAGGACGTCGCGCTCGCGCTCGACGTCGCCGCGTCCGAGTTCTACAAGGACGGCTCGTACGAGTTCGAGGGCAAGTCCCGCTCGGCCGCCGAGATGACGGACTACTACGCGGAGCTCGTCGCCGCGTACCCGCTGGTCTCCATCGAGGACCCGCTGTTCGAGGACGACTGGGACGGCTGGAAGACCCTCACCGAGCGTCTCGGCGACAAGGTGCAGATCGTCGGTGACGACCTGTTCGTCACCAACCCCGAGCGCCTCGGCCGCGGCATCGAGGAGGGCGCCGCCAACGCCCTGCTGGTCAAGGTCAACCAGATCGGTTCGCTGACCGAGACCCTCGACGCCGTCGAGCTCGCCCAGCGCAACGGCTTCAAGTGCATGATGTCCCACCGCTCCGGCGAGACCGAGGACGTCACCATCGCCGACCTGGCCGTCGCCACCAACTGCGGCCAGATCAAGACCGGTGCCCCGGCCCGCTCCGAGCGCGTCGCCAAGTACAACCAGCTGCTGCGCATCGAGGAGATCCTCGACGACGCCGCGGTCTACGCCGGCCGCAGCGCCTTCCCGCGCTTCAAGGGCTGA
- a CDS encoding ABC transporter permease → MFRTALRNVLAHKARLLMTVLAVMLGVAFVSGTLVFTSTISDAYQKSSQKGFTGVDVAIQPHREDGDKGKPGAAPDLGQGLLDRAAKVPGAASATGSVNGFAAISDKKGELIGEGFASAGANYYPGAGGKDPRYPMKSGRAPQAKGEIALDATTADRAGYKVGDTVRVSVNGPVLPQKVTGIFTTDDGNVAAGGSLALFDTPTAQKLYAKPGRFSEIDVKAAPGTSQTALKAELDKILPRDAEATTGKKLADDQAKIIAAGMDGMKNALLIFAGISLFVGIFIIANTFTMLVSQRTKELALMRAVGASRRQVTRSVLIEAFVVGAVAAVAGLVAGIGIGAGLRALMNGTGAVVPDGPLVIPPSAVISSLVVGIVVTMLAAWLPGRRAAKIPPVAAMNSVHAVATTRSLVVRNSIGAVLSAAGVALVLVSKTQSVLGIGAALLLVGVFVLTPLLSRPLIAAAAPVLRVFGISGKLARQNAVRNPRRTAATASALMIGLTLITGLTVIAGGVSQAIDKMATDAIKADYIVSMASQTPLSPDVEKKLSALDEVTAATPLRQSPSRIDGDFQQLVGVNGKTIADLTKLDFTKGSFAGLSGNKAVVDDKTARSYGWKVGSTLDATYEDGKRGKLTVSGVYKGNELMRGIMVDTRTLAPHQSEITDQQVMVKTKSGTSEASKESLRKALGDNPAIQIQTKKDVSESIAGAINLMLNMLYGLLAMAVIVAVLGVVNTLAMSVFERSQEIGMLRAIGLDRKGIKRMVRLESLVISLFGGVLGIGLGVFFGWAAGELIGNALATYELVLPWGRMGIFLLLAAAVGVLAALWPARRAARLNMLSAIKAE, encoded by the coding sequence ATGTTCCGTACCGCCTTGCGCAATGTGCTCGCGCACAAGGCCCGGCTGCTGATGACCGTCCTCGCCGTCATGCTCGGCGTGGCCTTCGTCTCCGGCACCCTGGTCTTCACCTCGACCATCTCGGATGCCTACCAGAAGAGCTCCCAGAAGGGCTTCACCGGCGTCGACGTCGCCATCCAGCCCCACCGGGAGGACGGCGACAAGGGCAAGCCCGGCGCCGCGCCCGACCTCGGCCAGGGCCTGCTCGACCGGGCCGCGAAGGTGCCGGGCGCAGCCTCGGCCACCGGCTCCGTCAACGGCTTCGCCGCGATATCGGACAAGAAGGGCGAGCTCATCGGCGAGGGCTTCGCCTCCGCCGGTGCCAACTACTACCCGGGCGCCGGCGGCAAGGACCCCCGCTACCCGATGAAGAGCGGCCGCGCGCCGCAGGCCAAGGGCGAGATCGCCCTCGACGCCACCACCGCCGACCGCGCGGGCTACAAGGTCGGCGACACCGTCCGGGTCTCGGTGAACGGCCCGGTGCTGCCGCAGAAGGTCACCGGCATCTTCACCACCGACGACGGCAACGTCGCCGCCGGTGGCAGCCTCGCCCTCTTCGACACCCCGACCGCGCAGAAGCTCTACGCCAAGCCCGGCCGCTTCAGCGAGATCGACGTGAAGGCCGCGCCCGGTACCTCCCAGACCGCGCTCAAGGCCGAGCTGGACAAGATCCTGCCGCGCGACGCCGAGGCCACCACCGGCAAGAAGCTCGCCGACGACCAGGCGAAGATCATCGCCGCCGGTATGGACGGCATGAAGAACGCCCTGCTGATCTTCGCGGGCATCTCGCTCTTCGTGGGCATCTTCATCATCGCCAACACCTTCACCATGCTGGTCTCCCAGCGCACCAAGGAGCTGGCGCTGATGCGCGCGGTCGGCGCGAGCCGCCGCCAGGTCACCCGCTCGGTGCTCATCGAGGCGTTCGTCGTCGGCGCGGTCGCGGCCGTCGCGGGCCTCGTGGCCGGCATCGGCATCGGCGCCGGTCTGCGCGCCCTGATGAACGGCACCGGGGCCGTCGTCCCCGACGGGCCGCTCGTGATCCCGCCGTCCGCGGTCATCAGCTCGCTGGTCGTCGGCATCGTCGTGACGATGCTCGCCGCCTGGCTGCCCGGCCGCCGGGCCGCGAAGATCCCGCCGGTCGCCGCCATGAACAGCGTGCACGCCGTGGCCACCACCCGCTCGCTCGTGGTCCGCAACTCCATCGGCGCCGTCCTCTCCGCCGCCGGTGTCGCGCTCGTCCTCGTCTCGAAGACCCAGTCGGTCCTCGGCATCGGCGCCGCGCTGCTGCTCGTCGGCGTCTTCGTGCTCACCCCGCTGCTGTCCCGTCCGCTGATCGCCGCCGCGGCCCCCGTGCTGCGCGTCTTCGGGATCTCCGGCAAGCTCGCCCGGCAGAACGCGGTCCGCAACCCGCGCCGCACCGCCGCGACCGCCTCGGCCCTGATGATCGGCCTCACCCTGATCACCGGTCTGACCGTGATCGCGGGCGGCGTCTCCCAGGCCATCGACAAGATGGCCACGGACGCCATCAAGGCCGACTACATCGTCTCCATGGCGAGCCAGACCCCGCTCTCCCCCGACGTCGAGAAGAAGCTGTCCGCGCTGGACGAGGTCACCGCCGCCACCCCGCTGCGCCAGTCCCCCTCCCGTATCGACGGCGACTTCCAGCAGCTCGTCGGGGTCAACGGCAAGACCATCGCCGACCTCACCAAGCTCGACTTCACCAAGGGCTCGTTCGCCGGCCTCTCCGGCAACAAGGCCGTCGTCGACGACAAGACCGCCCGCAGCTACGGCTGGAAGGTCGGCTCGACCCTCGATGCCACCTACGAGGACGGCAAGCGGGGCAAGCTCACCGTCTCGGGCGTCTACAAGGGCAACGAGCTGATGCGCGGCATCATGGTCGACACCAGGACCCTCGCCCCGCACCAGAGCGAGATCACCGACCAGCAGGTCATGGTCAAGACCAAGTCCGGTACGAGCGAGGCGTCCAAGGAGTCGCTGCGCAAGGCCCTCGGCGACAACCCGGCCATTCAGATCCAGACCAAGAAGGACGTCTCCGAGAGCATCGCCGGCGCGATCAACCTGATGCTCAACATGCTCTACGGGCTGCTCGCGATGGCCGTGATCGTCGCGGTGCTCGGCGTCGTCAACACCCTCGCGATGTCCGTCTTCGAGCGGTCGCAGGAGATCGGCATGCTGCGCGCCATCGGCCTGGACCGCAAGGGCATCAAGCGGATGGTGCGGCTGGAGTCGCTGGTCATCTCGCTCTTCGGCGGTGTGCTCGGCATCGGCCTCGGTGTCTTCTTCGGCTGGGCGGCCGGCGAGCTGATCGGCAACGCCCTGGCCACCTACGAGCTGGTGCTCCCGTGGGGCCGCATGGGGATCTTCCTGCTGCTGGCCGCCGCCGTGGGCGTGCTGGCCGCGCTGTGGCCGGCCCGCCGGGCGGCCCGGCTGAACATGCTCTCGGCCATCAAGGCCGAGTAG
- a CDS encoding SAM-dependent methyltransferase, whose amino-acid sequence MADAAGRLTALAEQVLGAPLPVRLRAWDRSESGPPGTPVLVIRRRRALRRLLWKPGELGLARAWVAGDLDIDGDLYEALDLLSGSLWERGEGSATRTSGLAALLTALRDAGTRGAGIELIKIAGPWLPPSPPPEEAPRPRGGPLHTLRRDKAAISHHYDVGNTFYERVLGPSMVYSCAYWAGPGSTLEEAQHAKLDLVCRKLALEPGQRLLDVGCGWGSMVLHAAREYGVSAVGITLSEEQAAYARKRVAEAGLADRVEIRVQDYRETFDGPFDAISSIGMAEHVGSARYAEYAAELYGLLKPGGRLLNHQIARRPLRDEGAYEVDEFIDRYVFPDGELAPVGRTVGQLERAGFEVRDVEALREHYALTLRRWVANLEAHWDEAVRLSSPGRARVWRLYMAASALSFERNRIGVNQVLAVRTPESGASGLSLRTREWRG is encoded by the coding sequence ATGGCCGACGCCGCTGGACGGCTCACCGCGCTCGCGGAGCAGGTACTGGGAGCCCCGCTCCCGGTGCGGCTCCGTGCCTGGGACCGCAGCGAGTCAGGCCCTCCGGGGACCCCGGTCCTGGTCATCCGCCGTCGTCGTGCCCTGCGCAGGCTGCTGTGGAAGCCCGGCGAGCTGGGCCTGGCCCGCGCCTGGGTCGCCGGTGACCTCGATATCGACGGTGATCTCTACGAGGCCCTCGACCTGCTCTCCGGCTCCCTCTGGGAGCGCGGCGAGGGCAGCGCCACCCGCACCTCGGGCCTGGCCGCCCTGCTGACCGCCCTGCGCGACGCGGGCACGCGCGGCGCGGGCATCGAGCTGATCAAGATTGCCGGGCCCTGGCTGCCGCCGTCGCCGCCGCCCGAGGAGGCACCGCGCCCCCGCGGCGGCCCGCTGCACACCCTGCGCCGCGACAAGGCGGCCATCAGCCACCACTACGACGTGGGCAACACCTTCTACGAGCGGGTCCTCGGCCCCTCGATGGTCTACTCCTGCGCCTACTGGGCCGGCCCCGGCTCCACCCTCGAAGAGGCCCAGCACGCCAAACTCGACCTCGTCTGCCGCAAGTTGGCCCTCGAACCCGGACAGCGGCTGCTGGACGTCGGCTGCGGCTGGGGCTCGATGGTGCTGCACGCCGCCCGCGAGTACGGGGTGAGCGCGGTGGGCATCACCCTCTCCGAGGAGCAGGCCGCGTACGCCCGCAAGCGGGTCGCCGAGGCCGGGCTGGCGGACCGCGTCGAGATCCGCGTCCAGGACTACCGCGAGACCTTCGACGGGCCCTTCGACGCCATCTCCTCCATCGGCATGGCCGAGCACGTCGGCTCCGCCCGCTACGCCGAGTACGCTGCCGAGCTGTACGGGCTGCTGAAGCCCGGCGGCCGGCTGCTCAACCACCAGATCGCCCGCCGGCCGCTGCGGGACGAGGGGGCGTACGAGGTCGACGAGTTCATCGACCGCTACGTCTTCCCCGACGGGGAGCTCGCGCCCGTCGGCCGGACCGTCGGGCAGCTGGAGCGGGCCGGGTTCGAGGTCCGCGACGTGGAGGCGCTGCGCGAGCACTACGCCCTGACGCTGCGCCGCTGGGTGGCCAATCTGGAGGCCCACTGGGACGAGGCCGTCCGGCTCAGCTCGCCCGGCCGCGCCCGCGTCTGGCGGCTCTACATGGCCGCGTCCGCCCTGTCCTTCGAGCGCAACCGGATAGGGGTCAACCAGGTACTGGCGGTCCGCACGCCCGAATCCGGGGCGTCCGGGCTGTCGCTGCGGACCCGGGAGTGGCGGGGCTGA
- a CDS encoding FtsB family cell division protein, giving the protein MAAERLPTATRLKALGTVLVQGPSARGGRVYRARPPRRSRLTGRAALLALVVCSLVVALAYPMRQWVTQRSDIADQRRQSERAREQVKQLQEQKARLEDPAYVEAQAREHLHYVRPGETGYSVVDGSGPAKRRTDQGAANRPWYSNLWDGVDATDSP; this is encoded by the coding sequence GTGGCGGCGGAACGGTTGCCCACCGCGACCAGGCTCAAGGCGCTCGGCACGGTGCTCGTACAGGGCCCGTCGGCCCGTGGCGGCCGGGTCTACCGCGCGCGGCCGCCCCGCCGCAGCCGGCTCACCGGCCGCGCCGCGCTCCTCGCGCTCGTCGTCTGCTCCCTGGTCGTCGCGCTGGCCTACCCCATGCGCCAGTGGGTCACCCAGCGCTCGGACATCGCCGACCAGCGGCGCCAGTCCGAGCGCGCCCGCGAACAGGTCAAGCAGCTGCAGGAGCAGAAGGCGCGGCTGGAGGACCCGGCGTACGTCGAGGCGCAGGCGCGCGAGCACCTGCACTACGTACGCCCCGGGGAGACCGGCTACAGCGTGGTGGACGGCAGCGGGCCCGCCAAGCGCCGCACGGACCAGGGCGCGGCCAACCGCCCCTGGTACAGCAACCTCTGGGACGGCGTGGACGCCACGGACTCCCCGTAA
- a CDS encoding Ppx/GppA phosphatase family protein, with translation MTRVAAIDCGTNSIRLLVADVDPATGELKELDRRMTIVRLGQGVDRTGRLAPEALERTFAACREYAEVIKELGASRLRFVATSASRDAENREDFVRGVVDILGVEPEVISGDQEAEFSFTGATKELTGRDDLPTPYLVVDIGGGSTEFVVGEEHVRAARSVDVGCVRMTERHLVHDGVVTDPPTYRRLSAIKADIEAALDLAEETVPLTEARTLVGLAGSVTTVASIALGLPEYDSSAIHHARISLDQVQEVTGMLLSSTHEQRAAIPAIHPGRVDVIGAGALVLQSVMERIGAQEVVVSEHDILDGIAWSVATGDDA, from the coding sequence ATGACTCGCGTCGCGGCCATCGACTGCGGCACCAACTCCATCCGGCTCCTCGTCGCGGACGTCGACCCAGCCACCGGCGAACTCAAGGAGCTCGACCGGCGGATGACCATCGTCCGCCTCGGCCAGGGCGTCGACCGCACGGGCCGGCTCGCGCCGGAGGCGCTGGAGCGCACCTTCGCCGCCTGCCGGGAGTACGCCGAGGTCATCAAGGAGCTCGGCGCGAGCCGGCTGCGCTTCGTGGCGACGTCCGCCTCCCGCGACGCGGAGAACCGCGAGGACTTCGTGCGCGGCGTGGTCGACATCCTGGGCGTCGAGCCCGAGGTGATCAGCGGTGACCAGGAGGCCGAGTTCTCCTTCACCGGCGCCACCAAGGAACTGACGGGCCGCGACGACCTGCCGACGCCGTACCTGGTGGTGGACATCGGCGGCGGCTCGACGGAGTTCGTCGTCGGCGAGGAGCACGTCCGCGCGGCGCGCAGCGTGGACGTCGGCTGCGTCCGGATGACCGAGCGTCACCTGGTCCACGACGGCGTGGTCACCGACCCGCCGACGTATCGCCGGCTCTCCGCCATAAAGGCCGACATCGAGGCGGCCCTGGACCTGGCAGAGGAGACCGTCCCCCTCACCGAGGCCCGCACCCTCGTCGGCCTGGCCGGCTCGGTCACCACGGTCGCGTCCATCGCGCTGGGCCTGCCGGAGTACGACTCCTCCGCGATCCATCACGCACGGATCTCCCTGGACCAGGTCCAGGAGGTCACCGGCATGCTGCTGTCCTCGACCCACGAGCAGCGCGCGGCGATCCCGGCCATACACCCGGGCCGGGTGGACGTCATCGGCGCGGGGGCGCTCGTCCTCCAGTCGGTGATGGAACGGATCGGCGCCCAGGAGGTCGTGGTGAGCGAACACGACATCCTGGACGGCATCGCGTGGTCGGTGGCGACCGGCGACGACGCCTGA